A portion of the Streptomyces griseiscabiei genome contains these proteins:
- a CDS encoding DUF2079 domain-containing protein — translation MASSSTQTPAVIPAPVAAAGPVSPRGRWFRLAGREPYLLAVGLFVAYATVSVGRYLRLGTRSYDLGIYEQAIRAYAHFQAPIVELKGPGYNVLGDHFSPVTMLLAPFYRVFPSPVTLLVIQAALFALSAVPVTRAATRALGRARGLALGVAYGLSWGLQNAVDFDFHEICFAVPLIAFSLEALLRRRWRAALLWGLPLVLVKEDQGLTLAMIAVVVALRARRHGAPRAVPYALGVAAFGAVATLLAFTLIIPAFNTTGSSDYLTKVGGAGPLDGLDIKIRTVLWLLIPTSGLLALRSPLLLAVLPTLGWRFVSADDNYWSTSWHYSAVLMPIITLALVDVLPAVRHSARPWLRSYALHLPAAVLAASLALTTSLPLANLTRADAYRVPDAVKAVEKLIATIPDGSTVEANIAPIARLTSRCRVFWIGRTKGLAPDYIVFNNNSRWVKDVPAFARQLHPRDTYVLRGVIQGFVLLKRTSPATGGPAPS, via the coding sequence ATGGCCTCGTCGAGCACCCAGACCCCGGCGGTCATACCGGCGCCGGTCGCGGCGGCGGGCCCGGTTTCGCCTCGTGGCCGGTGGTTTCGTCTCGCGGGCCGGGAGCCGTATCTGCTGGCGGTCGGGCTGTTCGTGGCGTACGCGACGGTGTCCGTCGGGCGGTATCTGAGGCTGGGGACGCGCTCGTACGACCTGGGCATCTACGAGCAGGCGATACGGGCGTACGCGCACTTCCAGGCGCCGATCGTGGAGCTGAAGGGGCCGGGGTACAACGTGCTCGGGGACCACTTCAGCCCGGTCACCATGCTGCTCGCGCCGTTCTACCGGGTGTTCCCGTCCCCCGTGACGCTGCTGGTGATCCAGGCCGCGCTGTTCGCGCTGTCGGCGGTGCCGGTGACCCGGGCGGCGACACGGGCGCTGGGGCGGGCCCGGGGGCTCGCGCTCGGGGTGGCGTACGGGCTGTCGTGGGGGCTGCAGAACGCCGTGGACTTCGACTTCCACGAGATCTGTTTCGCGGTGCCGCTGATCGCGTTCTCCCTGGAGGCGCTGCTCCGGCGCCGATGGCGGGCGGCGCTGCTCTGGGGGCTGCCGCTGGTGCTGGTCAAGGAGGACCAGGGGCTGACCCTGGCGATGATCGCGGTGGTCGTCGCGCTCCGGGCCCGGCGGCACGGCGCCCCTCGCGCGGTGCCGTACGCCCTCGGTGTCGCGGCGTTCGGCGCGGTCGCCACCCTGCTCGCCTTCACCCTGATCATCCCGGCCTTCAACACCACCGGTTCCTCCGACTATCTGACCAAGGTCGGCGGTGCGGGCCCTCTCGACGGCCTGGACATCAAGATCCGTACCGTTCTCTGGCTGCTGATCCCGACCAGTGGGCTGCTCGCCCTGCGCTCCCCGCTCCTCCTCGCCGTGCTGCCCACCCTGGGCTGGCGGTTCGTCTCCGCCGACGACAACTACTGGAGCACGTCCTGGCACTACAGCGCCGTACTGATGCCGATCATCACGCTCGCGCTCGTCGACGTGCTCCCGGCCGTCCGCCACAGCGCCCGCCCCTGGCTGCGCTCGTACGCGCTGCACCTGCCCGCCGCCGTCCTCGCGGCCTCGCTGGCGCTGACGACCTCGCTGCCGCTGGCCAACCTGACCAGGGCCGACGCCTATCGGGTGCCGGACGCGGTCAAGGCCGTGGAGAAGCTGATCGCCACCATCCCCGACGGGTCGACCGTCGAGGCCAACATCGCCCCGATCGCCCGGCTGACCTCCCGCTGCCGGGTCTTCTGGATCGGCCGGACCAAGGGCCTCGCCCCCGACTACATCGTGTTCAACAACAACTCGCGCTGGGTGAAGGACGTCCCCGCGTTCGCCCGTCAGCTGCATCCGCGTGACACGTACGTCCTGCGGGGTGTCATCCAGGGATTCGTGCTCCTGAAGCGCACGTCTCCGGCGACCGGCGGGCCCGCGCCGTCCTGA